In a single window of the Streptacidiphilus sp. P02-A3a genome:
- a CDS encoding NADP-dependent oxidoreductase, with amino-acid sequence MKAIVVSEFGGPEQLVLGEVSEPRPGPGQVRIAVAVAATNPVDAGLRTDGRWAGVTVPFVPGYDVAGVVDAVGADVREPAVGDRVMAMTPFPRGGGGYAESVVVEASAVAVIAPEVGFQDAAATPLAGGTALEVLDRLSCAPGSRLLVLGASGGVGLFLLQLARARGISTIAVGRSARHPQMSELGAAACVDYTREDIAERALALADGPVDAIADLVGGPTLNRALPALRPGGAIAAIQTPELDLDLLLDNNWTLHGVLVHDDGPRLRRLAALLADGSLRAVVSHLFPLADAARAHELLQRGGSGGKILLETGR; translated from the coding sequence GTGAAGGCCATAGTCGTCAGCGAGTTCGGCGGACCGGAGCAGTTGGTCCTCGGTGAGGTGAGTGAACCCCGCCCGGGGCCGGGCCAGGTACGGATCGCCGTGGCGGTGGCGGCGACCAATCCGGTCGACGCCGGACTGCGGACCGACGGCCGCTGGGCGGGCGTGACCGTGCCGTTCGTCCCCGGCTACGACGTCGCGGGGGTGGTCGACGCGGTCGGCGCCGACGTCCGGGAACCGGCCGTCGGCGACCGGGTGATGGCGATGACGCCCTTCCCCCGGGGCGGGGGCGGCTACGCCGAGTCGGTCGTCGTCGAGGCCTCGGCGGTGGCGGTGATCGCGCCGGAGGTGGGCTTCCAGGACGCGGCGGCGACCCCGCTCGCCGGTGGCACCGCCCTGGAGGTGCTGGACCGCCTGTCCTGCGCCCCCGGCAGTCGGCTGCTGGTGCTCGGCGCCAGCGGCGGCGTCGGCCTGTTCCTGCTGCAACTGGCCAGGGCGCGGGGGATCAGCACGATCGCCGTCGGCCGGTCGGCCCGGCACCCGCAGATGTCGGAGCTGGGGGCGGCGGCCTGTGTCGACTACACCCGCGAGGACATCGCCGAGCGCGCCCTCGCCCTCGCCGACGGACCGGTCGACGCGATCGCCGACCTGGTCGGCGGGCCCACCCTGAACCGCGCGCTGCCCGCGCTGCGCCCGGGCGGGGCGATCGCCGCCATCCAGACCCCGGAGCTGGATCTCGACCTGCTGCTGGACAACAACTGGACGCTGCACGGGGTGCTGGTCCACGACGACGGCCCCCGGCTGCGGCGGCTGGCCGCCCTGCTGGCGGACGGCAGCCTGCGGGCGGTGGTCAGCCACCTGTTCCCGCTGGCCGATGCCGCCCGGGCGCACGAGCTGCTGCAACGCGGCGGCAGCGGGGGCAAGATCCTGCTGGAGACCGGCCGGTAG
- a CDS encoding AAA family ATPase: MIVWLNGTHGAGKTTTSPLVQQLIPDSRVFDAEKVGETLMDIKPGLPRTDNFQHWPPWRQLVVETARRVLDYTGGTLVVPMTVLVEPYWREISAGLAHHAIPVRHFVLHTDQRTLRARIEGDTVLGPSAFRLKYLEPYAEAARTWLHAEAEVVDTTHLTPAQAAERIAESVTG, encoded by the coding sequence ATGATCGTATGGCTCAACGGCACCCATGGCGCGGGCAAGACCACGACCAGTCCGCTCGTCCAGCAACTGATCCCGGATTCACGCGTGTTCGACGCCGAGAAGGTCGGCGAGACGCTCATGGACATCAAGCCGGGGCTGCCCCGGACGGACAACTTCCAGCACTGGCCGCCGTGGCGGCAACTGGTCGTCGAGACGGCCCGCCGGGTGCTCGACTACACCGGCGGCACGCTGGTGGTGCCGATGACCGTCCTGGTCGAGCCGTACTGGCGGGAGATCAGCGCGGGCCTCGCCCACCATGCGATCCCGGTACGGCACTTCGTCCTCCACACGGACCAGCGGACGCTCCGCGCGCGGATCGAGGGGGACACCGTGCTCGGCCCCTCCGCCTTCCGGTTGAAGTACCTGGAGCCCTACGCCGAGGCGGCCCGCACCTGGCTGCACGCCGAGGCCGAGGTGGTCGACACCACGCACCTCACGCCCGCGCAGGCCGCCGAGCGGATCGCGGAGTCCGTGACGGGCTGA
- a CDS encoding phosphotransferase family protein, whose amino-acid sequence MEMTDVTRAIAAATSVAASLDLPTDDAVVLHNSNRLALRLTPCDVLARVAPAGHEAAQLEVELAQRLAGAGCPVGLVEPRVDPRVYQRDGFTVTLWTHYEPVTPQVSPVDYARALERLHAGMREVDVPGPRFTDRVAEAEEIVANPDLSPELADADRVFLGSRLGSLRRAIEDRGAVEQLLHGEPWSGNVLSTRNGPLFVDLETCCRGPVEFDLAHVAEAVCEHYPSVDQGLLDECRQLVLAMVAAWRWALGDEYPNGRRLGEEFLRLLRAGPPWPTLDALLGRPGDRAVSRAIRRP is encoded by the coding sequence ATGGAGATGACCGACGTCACGCGCGCGATCGCGGCTGCGACCTCGGTTGCCGCGTCGCTCGACCTGCCGACCGACGACGCGGTCGTCCTCCACAACTCGAACAGGCTGGCGCTGCGGCTGACGCCGTGTGACGTCCTTGCCCGGGTCGCCCCTGCGGGGCACGAGGCCGCACAGCTCGAAGTCGAGCTCGCGCAACGACTCGCCGGGGCCGGATGCCCGGTGGGCCTCGTCGAGCCCCGGGTGGACCCGCGGGTGTACCAGCGCGACGGCTTCACCGTGACGCTGTGGACCCACTACGAGCCGGTGACACCTCAGGTCTCACCGGTCGACTACGCCAGGGCGCTGGAGCGGCTGCACGCCGGCATGCGCGAGGTCGACGTGCCGGGCCCACGGTTCACGGATCGCGTCGCGGAGGCGGAGGAGATCGTCGCCAACCCGGACCTCTCGCCGGAGCTCGCCGACGCGGACCGCGTGTTCCTCGGCAGCAGGCTGGGAAGCCTGCGACGCGCGATCGAGGACCGCGGCGCCGTGGAGCAGCTGCTCCACGGCGAGCCGTGGTCGGGCAATGTGCTCAGCACGAGGAACGGCCCGTTGTTCGTCGACCTTGAGACGTGCTGCCGTGGACCCGTCGAGTTCGACCTCGCCCATGTCGCCGAGGCGGTCTGCGAGCACTACCCGAGCGTTGACCAAGGACTGCTGGACGAGTGCCGACAGCTCGTCCTCGCGATGGTCGCGGCGTGGCGTTGGGCCCTTGGCGACGAGTACCCGAACGGGCGGCGGCTCGGGGAGGAATTCCTGCGCCTGCTGCGCGCGGGTCCTCCGTGGCCGACACTGGACGCGCTGCTCGGGCGACCGGGCGACCGGGCGGTCAGTAGGGCGATACGCCGCCCCTAG
- a CDS encoding alpha/beta fold hydrolase, giving the protein MSAAQRASRARTLPRLAVAVATVALGAVACSSGGGHPASAPSSEPSTRATAVTATTAASTLVPNSAPSGPGAFLGPVRQIPADGIRIGYRQFGSGPDLIMVMGDTGTMSDWTVNLLSRLGRHYHVTIFDNRGVGYTTDDTSVPDTVPLMADDTVGLIKALGLRHPALLGWSMGGEIGLTVAALHPGAISALVSTGGDLGGSQAINTPPAVAEELNSPKTTGPQMLDLLFPADATAARTAYIEQLGLIPPEKVGNETLLRQYQAGQAYGSFEGTWNKLPDSTIPMLITNGSLDEITPPGNASIITRRAEHAKLVMFPDAGHAMLVQDSDRFVSLVTRFTKASGIE; this is encoded by the coding sequence ATGTCCGCAGCGCAGCGCGCCTCGCGTGCCCGCACCCTGCCTCGGCTGGCCGTGGCCGTCGCCACGGTGGCCCTCGGAGCGGTCGCCTGTTCGTCCGGCGGCGGGCACCCGGCCAGCGCTCCGAGCAGCGAGCCGAGCACGCGGGCCACGGCAGTGACCGCTACCACGGCGGCGTCGACCCTGGTCCCGAACTCCGCCCCGAGCGGGCCGGGCGCGTTCCTCGGGCCGGTGCGCCAGATCCCGGCGGACGGCATCAGGATCGGCTACCGCCAGTTCGGCTCCGGCCCCGACCTCATCATGGTCATGGGCGACACCGGCACCATGAGCGACTGGACGGTCAACCTGCTGAGCCGGCTCGGCCGGCACTACCACGTCACGATCTTCGACAACCGCGGCGTCGGCTACACGACCGACGACACCTCGGTCCCCGACACCGTTCCGCTCATGGCGGACGACACCGTCGGTCTGATCAAGGCGCTGGGTCTGCGGCACCCCGCGCTGCTCGGCTGGTCGATGGGCGGCGAGATCGGCCTGACCGTCGCCGCGCTCCACCCGGGTGCGATCAGCGCGCTCGTGAGCACCGGCGGCGACCTCGGCGGCAGCCAGGCCATCAACACGCCGCCCGCCGTGGCCGAGGAGCTCAACAGCCCCAAGACCACGGGGCCGCAGATGCTGGACCTGCTCTTCCCCGCCGACGCCACCGCCGCGCGGACCGCGTACATCGAACAGCTCGGTCTGATCCCGCCGGAGAAGGTCGGCAACGAGACGCTGCTGCGTCAGTACCAGGCCGGACAGGCGTACGGGTCCTTCGAGGGCACCTGGAACAAGCTGCCCGACAGCACCATCCCGATGCTGATCACCAACGGCTCCCTCGACGAGATCACCCCGCCCGGAAACGCGAGCATCATCACGCGGCGGGCCGAGCACGCCAAGCTGGTCATGTTCCCTGACGCCGGCCACGCGATGCTCGTCCAGGACTCCGACCGGTTCGTCTCCCTGGTGACTCGGTTCACCAAGGCGTCGGGCATCGAATGA
- a CDS encoding response regulator transcription factor, with translation MTIRVLVADDQAVVRDGVVLLLTSAEDIEVVGQAGDGNEAVRLAVAERPDVALVDLRMPGLDGAQVTAEVLAAGIGTRVLILTTFADDDAVMPALRAGALGYLTKDATGEAVLAAVRDVAAGRTVLDPAVQRRLVQLVVTEPKAPAAAPASSSATLPPEAEGLTRREVDVVRLLAQGLNNRHVAREMVVSQATVKTHLNHILAKLALEDRGALIAWAWRFGLVDNTVDTTEQ, from the coding sequence GTGACAATTCGGGTGCTGGTCGCGGACGACCAGGCGGTGGTGCGGGACGGGGTGGTGCTGCTGCTGACCTCGGCGGAGGACATCGAGGTCGTCGGGCAGGCCGGCGACGGGAACGAGGCGGTGCGGCTCGCCGTGGCGGAGCGGCCCGACGTCGCCCTCGTCGACCTGCGGATGCCCGGGCTCGACGGCGCGCAGGTGACGGCCGAGGTACTGGCAGCGGGCATCGGGACACGGGTGCTGATCCTGACGACGTTCGCCGACGACGACGCGGTGATGCCCGCGCTGCGGGCCGGGGCACTCGGCTACCTGACCAAGGACGCAACCGGCGAGGCGGTGCTGGCCGCGGTCCGGGACGTGGCGGCTGGTCGGACCGTCCTCGACCCGGCCGTGCAGCGGCGGCTCGTGCAGCTCGTCGTGACGGAGCCCAAGGCGCCCGCCGCCGCGCCCGCGTCCTCGTCGGCGACGCTTCCTCCCGAGGCCGAGGGGCTGACCAGGCGGGAGGTCGACGTCGTCCGGCTCCTGGCGCAGGGGCTGAACAACCGGCACGTGGCGCGCGAGATGGTCGTCAGCCAGGCGACGGTGAAAACGCACCTCAACCACATCCTGGCCAAGCTGGCGCTGGAGGACCGCGGCGCGCTGATCGCCTGGGCCTGGCGCTTCGGCCTGGTCGACAACACCGTCGACACCACCGAGCAGTAG
- a CDS encoding sensor histidine kinase, translated as MVSTWPDVIRPAADPGRRRIFERGDVIGAGALIACMAVSVVVADGAALKVVVAVLGLGAELGMVLSGRALPTPLTWFGVALTIGTGFAVMALVHNGLGEVPVLAAAAVLPMCVPAGPVRNACVALLAVGFGVAVMLIFDSVAGLLSAVGVWLLADRSIEHAALQAERDRAVALLAEVEASRASQQEAAALEERRRIAHEMHDVLAHSLAGLSMQLQAIRAIARRDAAPATLTEPLDRAAELARDGVQEARAAVSALRSVPLRGVADIDGLTSGFPGEARLRVSGRAGRLSPEAGHAVYRAVQEAMTNAARYATGSAIEVDLVWEGSELRAVVRDRGLPVGRGPSGVQGSGTGLRGMAERIGAVGGSVTAGPAPEGPGWRIALRVPVVEDDGAVAGGSNAPGSNAGGSAADGKADA; from the coding sequence ATGGTGAGTACGTGGCCCGACGTGATCCGGCCCGCGGCCGATCCCGGCCGCCGCCGGATCTTCGAGCGTGGTGACGTGATCGGCGCGGGCGCGCTGATCGCCTGCATGGCGGTCTCGGTGGTCGTGGCCGACGGGGCGGCGCTGAAGGTCGTCGTCGCCGTGCTCGGGCTCGGCGCGGAGCTGGGCATGGTGCTCAGTGGCCGGGCCCTGCCGACGCCGCTGACCTGGTTCGGCGTCGCGCTGACCATCGGGACCGGCTTCGCCGTCATGGCTCTCGTGCACAACGGGCTCGGCGAGGTTCCCGTGCTGGCCGCCGCCGCCGTGCTGCCGATGTGCGTCCCGGCCGGGCCGGTGCGCAACGCCTGCGTCGCGCTGCTGGCCGTCGGCTTCGGCGTCGCGGTCATGCTGATCTTCGACAGCGTGGCCGGACTGCTGTCGGCCGTCGGCGTGTGGCTGCTCGCCGACCGTTCGATCGAGCACGCCGCGCTCCAGGCCGAGCGGGACCGCGCGGTCGCGCTGCTGGCCGAAGTGGAGGCGTCCCGCGCGTCCCAGCAGGAGGCGGCAGCCCTGGAGGAGCGGCGGCGGATCGCCCACGAGATGCACGACGTGCTCGCGCACAGCCTCGCCGGACTGTCCATGCAGTTGCAGGCGATCAGGGCGATCGCGCGGCGTGACGCCGCTCCGGCGACGCTGACCGAGCCGCTGGACCGCGCCGCCGAGCTCGCGCGCGACGGAGTACAGGAGGCCCGCGCGGCGGTGAGCGCGCTGCGTTCCGTACCGCTCCGGGGGGTGGCCGATATCGACGGGCTGACCAGTGGTTTTCCGGGCGAGGCGCGGCTGCGCGTCAGCGGCCGGGCCGGTCGGCTCAGCCCCGAGGCCGGGCACGCGGTGTACCGGGCGGTGCAGGAGGCCATGACGAACGCGGCACGGTACGCGACCGGTAGTGCCATCGAGGTGGACCTGGTGTGGGAGGGCTCCGAGCTGCGCGCCGTCGTGCGGGACCGTGGGCTGCCGGTCGGTCGCGGCCCGTCGGGAGTACAGGGCAGCGGCACGGGGCTGCGCGGCATGGCCGAGCGGATCGGGGCCGTCGGCGGCTCGGTGACCGCCGGACCCGCGCCCGAGGGGCCGGGCTGGCGGATCGCGCTCCGGGTGCCGGTCGTGGAGGACGATGGCGCTGTCGCGGGCGGCAGCAACGCACCTGGCAGCAACGCCGGTGGCAGCGCAGCAGACGGGAAGGCAGACGCGTGA
- a CDS encoding alpha/beta fold hydrolase, with protein MPAAPRRVPTRPSGIELRRVTANGVDLNVALAGEGPAVLLLHGFPHTWQLWTHLLDGLAGQYRVIAPDLRGTGTSTHAKDGYDAGTLATDAEALLDALGESSAAVVGIDAGTPPAFLLAMRRPDLVRQLVVMEALLGGLPGAEDFLAHGAPWWFGFHSVPGLAETVLTGHEAQYIEWFLRTGSLGEGVDPLIRDAFVHAYTGAEALRCACSFYRAMPTTTEQIQEAAGTGRLTVPTMAIGARPVGRALEQQLRPITDHLVGHIIDDCGHIIPLHRPERLLSLLEPFLASPQTVVEPRTD; from the coding sequence GTGCCTGCCGCACCGCGCCGCGTACCCACTCGACCGTCAGGCATCGAACTACGGCGGGTCACGGCCAACGGCGTCGATCTCAACGTGGCTCTGGCCGGCGAGGGACCGGCCGTGCTGCTGCTGCACGGCTTTCCGCACACCTGGCAACTGTGGACCCACCTCCTGGACGGCCTCGCCGGGCAGTACCGGGTGATCGCGCCGGACCTGCGGGGAACGGGCACGAGCACGCACGCCAAGGACGGCTACGACGCCGGAACGCTCGCCACCGACGCCGAAGCCCTCCTCGACGCCCTCGGCGAGAGTTCGGCGGCCGTGGTCGGCATCGACGCCGGAACCCCACCGGCCTTCCTCCTTGCCATGCGCCGCCCCGACCTCGTCCGACAACTCGTGGTCATGGAGGCACTTCTGGGCGGACTGCCGGGCGCCGAGGACTTCCTCGCCCATGGGGCACCGTGGTGGTTCGGCTTCCACTCGGTGCCCGGCCTCGCGGAAACCGTACTCACCGGACACGAAGCCCAGTACATCGAGTGGTTCCTGCGCACGGGCTCCCTCGGAGAGGGCGTGGATCCCCTCATCCGAGACGCCTTCGTCCACGCGTACACCGGAGCCGAGGCCCTGCGCTGCGCCTGCTCGTTCTACCGGGCCATGCCCACGACCACCGAGCAGATCCAGGAAGCGGCCGGTACCGGCCGGTTGACCGTACCCACCATGGCCATCGGGGCCCGCCCCGTGGGCAGAGCCCTCGAACAGCAACTGCGGCCGATCACCGATCATCTCGTCGGCCACATCATCGACGACTGCGGCCACATCATCCCGCTGCACCGCCCCGAGAGGCTGCTCAGCCTGCTGGAACCGTTTCTCGCCTCGCCGCAGACCGTCGTCGAGCCCCGCACGGACTGA
- a CDS encoding helix-turn-helix domain-containing protein, translating into MTSSTRRPPHGNRGDLFDPQCPTRRLLDRIGTKWTSMAIKVLAEASPQEVRFAELQRRMTGVSQKMLSVTLQGLARDGLVSRRVEASVPPRVYYGLTPLGLTLEEPLARLRTWAEEHMAEVDRANQLCLDSVDGQR; encoded by the coding sequence GTGACCTCCTCGACGCGGCGACCCCCTCACGGGAATCGTGGAGATCTGTTCGATCCGCAGTGCCCGACCCGTCGTCTGCTTGACCGGATCGGCACGAAGTGGACGTCCATGGCCATCAAAGTGCTGGCGGAAGCGTCCCCGCAGGAGGTGCGCTTCGCGGAACTGCAACGCAGGATGACCGGCGTCTCGCAGAAGATGCTGTCGGTCACCCTTCAGGGGCTGGCCCGTGACGGCCTGGTCAGCCGTCGGGTGGAAGCGTCGGTGCCACCACGCGTGTACTACGGGCTCACCCCGCTCGGCCTGACCCTGGAAGAACCACTGGCCAGGCTTCGCACGTGGGCCGAGGAACACATGGCCGAGGTCGACCGGGCGAACCAGCTGTGCCTGGACTCGGTAGATGGCCAAAGGTGA
- a CDS encoding tyrosine-type recombinase/integrase codes for MPGARLLTRRCGRSRSTCAGLRPLLRAEILLAERQRKTLDRFVARHGRRPTGSERARLALFATKVRNPAGTTALSYTWFNRGFRDWVNELDLGHIVPHQARHTLAMNLLRAGASLTHIRRYLGQVSDRMAEHYVHLTSTDLEDVLQHIWVAGPDTAQPDELLAGDATPLTRAQAQALAIDLSRRSTPAEGEFCNFQPVVEGGTCPWNLDCHNCDKFVLSGADLLYWRRKREQWRLLAEGAPDDATADYLHRYFEPTARAIDGLESALAGLGLLDDALALDLRKPQDYFHRVWSTAFRAADLAQATGDEQGRADDTIDEQEQRA; via the coding sequence GTGCCTGGTGCGCGGCTGTTGACCCGGCGCTGCGGCCGGAGCAGGTCAACCTGCGCCGGCCTGCGGCCCCTGCTGCGGGCCGAGATCCTGCTCGCCGAGCGCCAGCGCAAGACGCTGGACCGCTTCGTCGCCCGGCACGGCCGTCGACCGACGGGCAGCGAGCGGGCCCGGCTGGCGCTGTTCGCGACCAAGGTCCGCAACCCCGCCGGCACCACCGCGCTGTCCTACACCTGGTTCAACCGCGGCTTCCGGGACTGGGTGAACGAACTCGACCTGGGACACATCGTCCCCCATCAGGCTCGCCACACGCTGGCCATGAATCTGCTGCGGGCCGGTGCTTCACTGACCCACATCCGACGTTACCTCGGGCAGGTTTCGGACCGCATGGCCGAGCATTATGTGCATCTGACCAGTACTGATCTGGAGGACGTGCTCCAGCATATCTGGGTCGCCGGCCCCGACACCGCCCAACCGGACGAACTCCTTGCCGGGGATGCCACCCCGCTCACCCGCGCGCAGGCCCAGGCCCTGGCGATCGACCTGTCGCGCCGCAGCACCCCGGCCGAGGGCGAGTTCTGCAACTTCCAGCCCGTCGTCGAGGGCGGCACATGCCCCTGGAACCTGGACTGCCACAACTGCGACAAGTTCGTACTCTCCGGCGCCGATCTCCTCTACTGGCGGCGCAAGCGCGAACAGTGGCGGCTCTTGGCTGAGGGTGCACCCGATGACGCCACCGCCGACTACCTCCACCGCTACTTCGAACCCACCGCCCGCGCCATCGACGGCCTGGAGAGCGCCCTGGCCGGCCTCGGCCTGCTCGACGACGCCCTTGCCCTGGACCTGCGCAAGCCCCAGGACTACTTCCACCGGGTGTGGTCCACCGCCTTCCGCGCGGCCGACCTCGCCCAGGCCACCGGCGACGAGCAGGGCCGGGCCGACGACACCATCGACGAGCAGGAGCAACGCGCGTGA
- a CDS encoding DUF6262 family protein has protein sequence MTTTVPDPRTAAALAARHRSTDAALGRVRDAIARLRREKTQVSVAAVTRRANVSRTFLYDHPDARAAVATAMAEADERRTQVLTDQDEAREATWRERALNAEDALKAAHTEILTQHTSIGELLGQDRDLEAEWTQEAIQRITTENTALKQRVRQLAADNRSFDERLKAARSNLRFQDRRVADLEAQIAEPGRPTS, from the coding sequence GTGACCACGACCGTCCCCGACCCGCGCACGGCCGCCGCCCTGGCCGCTCGCCACCGCAGCACCGACGCCGCCCTCGGACGTGTCCGCGACGCCATCGCCCGGCTCCGCCGCGAGAAGACCCAGGTCAGCGTCGCCGCGGTCACCCGCCGCGCGAACGTCTCCCGCACCTTCCTCTACGACCACCCCGACGCCAGAGCCGCGGTCGCCACCGCGATGGCCGAAGCCGACGAACGCCGGACCCAGGTGCTCACCGACCAGGACGAGGCACGCGAGGCGACCTGGCGCGAGCGGGCCCTGAACGCCGAGGACGCCCTCAAGGCCGCCCACACCGAGATCCTCACCCAGCACACCAGCATCGGCGAACTCCTCGGACAGGACCGAGACTTGGAAGCCGAGTGGACCCAGGAGGCCATCCAGCGGATCACCACCGAGAACACCGCCCTCAAGCAGCGCGTCCGCCAGCTCGCCGCCGACAACCGGTCCTTCGACGAGCGGCTGAAGGCCGCCCGCTCCAACCTGCGGTTTCAGGACCGCCGCGTCGCCGACCTCGAAGCCCAGATCGCTGAACCAGGGCGACCTACGTCCTGA
- a CDS encoding DUF6188 family protein gives MSREIMRVDDGWRVPTFRGLGVSELAISREMRLRFGSHQIELHSWSELAADGQTYRLAAWPQTNLGKATELLGQVIAEVSASDQGVLRILFASGWCLTVPPDDERSAWSVSVRFHEFLHVRPGGEVRVSGPREIRT, from the coding sequence ATGAGCCGGGAGATCATGCGCGTCGATGATGGTTGGCGCGTACCTACGTTTCGCGGACTGGGCGTCAGCGAGCTGGCCATCTCCCGCGAGATGAGGCTCCGCTTCGGATCGCACCAGATCGAGCTGCACTCATGGTCAGAACTCGCGGCGGACGGACAGACATACAGACTGGCCGCATGGCCCCAGACCAACCTCGGCAAGGCGACCGAACTGTTGGGCCAGGTCATTGCCGAGGTCAGCGCTTCCGATCAGGGCGTCCTTCGGATCCTGTTCGCCAGTGGCTGGTGCCTGACGGTTCCGCCCGACGACGAGCGTTCCGCATGGAGTGTGTCAGTCCGATTCCATGAGTTTCTCCACGTCCGGCCCGGCGGCGAAGTACGGGTGAGCGGTCCCCGCGAGATCAGGACGTAG
- a CDS encoding ankyrin repeat domain-containing protein, which translates to MMREDQGRDLFGRTAAHNAVVDGDVAGLRAMLERGADPNAVDKAGWTPMHFAAQAQDALAAEVLLSVGASVDVADRHGNTALWRAVFTFRGEGATLRVLLAAGADPDQENAHGVSPRGLADKIANYDVAVHLPGGKA; encoded by the coding sequence ATGATGCGAGAGGATCAGGGGCGGGACCTGTTCGGCCGCACGGCGGCGCACAATGCCGTCGTGGATGGCGATGTCGCTGGGTTGAGGGCGATGCTTGAGCGCGGGGCGGATCCGAATGCCGTGGACAAGGCAGGGTGGACGCCGATGCACTTCGCCGCACAGGCCCAGGACGCGCTGGCCGCCGAGGTCCTCCTATCGGTCGGCGCGTCGGTGGACGTGGCTGATCGCCATGGCAATACCGCGCTCTGGCGGGCGGTGTTCACCTTCCGGGGCGAGGGCGCGACGCTTCGCGTGCTGCTGGCGGCCGGAGCCGATCCCGACCAGGAGAACGCGCACGGTGTGAGCCCGCGTGGTCTGGCCGACAAGATCGCCAACTATGACGTTGCGGTCCACCTGCCCGGTGGCAAAGCATGA
- a CDS encoding helix-turn-helix domain-containing protein, which translates to MASLNVGSLGEYIREQRRHAQYSLRQLADAAGVSNPYLSQIERGLRKPSAEILQQIAKALRISAETLYVQAGILDEREEAGLEFRAAVFADSLINERQKQVLLAVYDSFLKENEREHGTSDRTDQVDPV; encoded by the coding sequence ATGGCCTCACTGAACGTCGGCTCGCTCGGCGAGTACATCCGTGAGCAGCGACGGCATGCGCAGTACTCGCTGCGGCAGCTCGCGGATGCCGCCGGCGTGTCCAACCCGTACCTCAGCCAGATCGAGCGCGGGCTGCGCAAGCCGAGCGCGGAGATCCTGCAGCAGATCGCGAAGGCGCTGCGGATCTCCGCGGAGACGCTGTACGTGCAGGCGGGGATCCTCGATGAGCGCGAGGAGGCGGGCCTGGAGTTCCGGGCGGCCGTCTTCGCGGACTCGTTGATCAACGAGCGGCAGAAGCAGGTGCTGCTCGCCGTCTACGACTCCTTCCTCAAGGAGAACGAGAGGGAGCACGGGACCAGTGACCGTACAGACCAGGTAGATCCCGTCTAG
- a CDS encoding DUF2516 family protein, with translation MFQQYALSGILINGFSNILSWITLAVLVFEVFAFVDVLFRRTDAFPAVDKQTKPFWMIILGLAVAVSIIPIGGFLSSMLVLLGLVAAIVYVVDVRPRVRAVTPSRKNKKDNTHMGPYGPW, from the coding sequence ATGTTCCAGCAATATGCCCTGAGCGGCATCCTGATCAACGGGTTCAGCAACATCCTGTCGTGGATCACGCTCGCCGTGCTGGTGTTCGAGGTCTTCGCCTTCGTGGACGTGCTGTTCCGGCGCACCGACGCCTTCCCGGCCGTGGACAAGCAGACCAAGCCGTTCTGGATGATCATCCTGGGCCTGGCCGTCGCCGTGTCGATCATTCCGATCGGCGGCTTCCTGAGTTCGATGCTGGTGCTGCTCGGCCTGGTGGCCGCGATCGTCTACGTGGTGGACGTGCGTCCCCGAGTGCGGGCGGTCACGCCGTCCCGCAAGAACAAGAAGGACAACACCCACATGGGCCCGTACGGACCCTGGTGA